In a single window of the Porites lutea chromosome 14, jaPorLute2.1, whole genome shotgun sequence genome:
- the LOC140924665 gene encoding integrase/recombinase xerD homolog, with protein MPAHPLCIALYLLELTEDALQKISGCSAIDSALYGIRWAHKIAGLASPTEHPTVIAAAEGARRKLSKPVQPKQPLDLETVVKVAQYYNTALASLADIRFLFVFLVGYAGLFRVSELLSVKIKDITIVHDSMSIFVSKRKNDQFREGHTSIIARSGKVSCPVSITERLLVLLASPKESCSPVLRRIVRTKNGAYFHKSLGISYSTIRDEFKKYVSPFVNDPSDYCLHSLKSGGASNDGYKLSDPELKDRHAGWKNPCTKRRYTKRSHSEMLEVTRSMGI; from the coding sequence ATGCCCGCTCATCCGTTGTGCATTGCCCTGTACTTATTGGAGTTAACTGAAGATGCCTTGCAGAAGATTAGTGGTTGCTCTGCTATTGATTCTGCGCTTTATGGTATTCGTTGGGCGCACAAGATAGCAGGTCTGGCGTCGCCCACAGAGCATCCAACGGTTATTGCAGCCGCGGAAGGAGCTAGAAGAAAGTTATCTAAGCCAGTTCAACCCAAGCAACCCCTGGATCTTGAGACTGTTGTCAAAGTCGCTCAGTATTATAACACAGCTTTAGCTTCTCTTGCAGAcattcgttttttgtttgtatttttagttgGCTATGCTGGTCTATTTCgagtttctgagttattgagTGTTAAGATCAAAGACATTACCATTGTTCACGATAGCATGTCGATTTTCGTCTCTAAGAGGAAGAATGATCAATTTCGTGAAGGGCATACTTCTATAATTGCCAGATCTGGTAAGGTTTCATGTCCCGTTTCAATCACTGAGAGGCTTCTTGTTCTGTTGGCTAGTCCTAAGGAATCTTGTTCTCCTGTTTTGCGTAGAATAGTTCGCACTAAGAATGGCGCATATTTTCACAAGTCTCTAGGGATTAGTTACTCCACTATTCGTGACGAATTCAAGAAATATGTTTCGCCGTTTGTGAATGATCCAAGTGATTATTGTTTACATAGCCTCAAATCAGGTGGCGCGTCTAATGACGGTTATAAGCTAAGCGATCCCGAGCTGAAAGATAGACATGCAGGATGGAAGAATCCTTGCACTAAGAGGCGTTACACCAAGCGTTCTCATTCTGAGATGCTTGAAGTTACTAGAAGTATGGGTATCTAA
- the LOC140924650 gene encoding uncharacterized protein isoform X1 — MDIIRQGYSLPFSEFPPRCFLSNNRSALRNPQFVESAILELLEKQLINEHSFPPHCVNPLTVAEGKKLRLVIDLREVNKYLVKPKFRYEDLRSLSEVFEQGFWFFTWDLKSGYHHVDIFHPHQQFLGFAWDFEGVTRYFTFAVLPFGLSTACFCFTKLFRPLVRRWRLMSHNCFVYLDDGISGQHDYVSARAASLIQRSDLASSGFIPNECKSQWEPVQVGEWLGFLINTIQFMFQIPEAKLAKLKRSLESMILDGYATYRELARLAGFIISLSLAVGPIARLFTRQMYFFIQSRPSWDVSFTFSEALLQELKFWLLHIDSFNGYSIRGVFCAESTIYTDASDFAFGGYLATLGGEPVRGMFSPADVDSSSTYRELKAVFYVLKSYAVSLKHQRVKVFVDNMGASRILMVGSSKLHLQQIAVDIFSICLSFGISLDSQWLPREENARADLLSRFIDRDDWSLNPVVFQSLDARWGPHSVDRFSSYFNSQVVRFNSKYFSPGCAAVDALAQDWSSDNNWLCPPTHLIVAAVKHLRYHKGVGTIIIPEWPSASFWPFLHISPSRFHTFVKEFVVLPRLADLLIEGPGQREVYRKKPSVFVGCPSFNMLALRLDFR, encoded by the coding sequence ATGGATATCATTAGGCAAGGGTATTCTTTACCGTTTAGCGAATTTCCGCCTCGTTGCTTTCTATCGAACAATCGTTCTGCGTTGAGGAACCCGCAATTTGTTGAGTCTGCTATTCTTGAATTATTGGAGAAGCAGCTGATTAATGAGCATAGTTTTCCTCCTCATTGCGTCAATCCTCTTACAGTTGCAGAAGGCAAGAAGCTCCGCCTGGTCATAGATTTGCGCGAGGTTAACAAGTATTTGGTTAAACCCAAATTTCGTTATGAAGATTTGCGATCTTTGAGTGAGGTCTTTGAGCAGGGATTTTGGTTCTTCACGTGGGACCTGAAATCGGGTTACCATCatgtggatatttttcatcCTCATCAGCAATTTTTGGGCTTTGCGTGGGATTTTGAGGGAGTTACTAGATACTTTACTTTTGCTGTTCTCCCATTTGGATTAAGCACCGCGTGTTTTTGCTTTACCAAGCTTTTTCGCCCTTTAGTTAGGAGATGGCGGCTGATGTCCCACAACTGTTTTGTGTATTTAGATGACGGGATTTCAGGTCAGCATGACTATGTTTCTGCTCGAGCTGCTAGTCTTATTCAGCGTTCGGATTTAGCTTCGTCTGGCTTCATCCCTAATGAGTGTAAATCACAATGGGAGCCTGTTCAGGTTGGGGAATGGTTGGGATTCCTCATTAACACTATTCAATTCATGTTTCAAATACCAGAAGCCAAGCTGGCTAAGTTAAAGCGTTCTCTAGAGTCCATGATCCTGGATGGCTACGCAACCTATCGGGAGTTGGCTCGCCTTGCCGGTTTCATCATTTCGCTTTCCCTCGCAGTTGGCCCTATTGCTCGTCTATTCACAAGACAGATGTACTTTTTTATTCAGTCCAGGCCCTCGTGGGATGTCTCGTTTACCTTTTCCGAGGCCCTATTGCAAGAGCTTAAGTTTTGGCTTCTGCATATCGATTCTTTTAATGGGTATTCTATTAGGGGTGTCTTTTGTGCCGAGTCTACTATTTATACCGATGCTAGTGATTTTGCATTCGGCGGCTATTTAGCCACTCTGGGTGGTGAGCCAGTTCGGGGTATGTTTTCCCCGGCTGACGTTGATTCGAGTTCTACTTACCGCGAGTTGAAAGCAGTATTCTATGTTTTGAAGTCATACGCCGTCAGTTTGAAGCATCAGAGAGTGAAAGTTTTTGTTGACAACATGGGCGCCTCTCGTATTCTGATGGTTGGCAGCTCTAAGCTTCATTTACAGCAGATTGCTGTTGACATATTCAGTATCTGTTTGTCTTTTGGCATTTCCTTAGATTCGCAGTGGTTGCCTCGCGAAGAGAACGCTCGTGCCGATTTACTCAGCAGGTTCATTGACAGAGATGATTGGAGTTTGAACCCCGTGGTTTTCCAATCCCTTGATGCTAGGTGGGGCCCTCATTCGGTGGATCGCTTTTCGTCTTATTTCAACTCGCAAGTTGTTAGGTttaattccaaatatttttctccGGGTTGCGCCGCTGTTGATGCCCTAGCTCAGGATTGGAGTTCCGATAATAATTGGTTGTGTCCTCCGACGCATTTGATCGTCGCTGCGGTTAAGCATTTGCGCTACCACAAAGGGGTTGGGACCATAATTATTCCGGAATGGCCATCTGCTtccttttggccctttttacaCATCAGTCCTTCTCGATTTCATACTTTTGTCAAAGAATTTGTTGTGCTTCCAAGGCTTGCAGATCTACTTATTGAAGGACCTGGACAGAGGGAAGTGTACCGCAAGAAACCTTCCGTGTTCGTTGGATGTCCGTCATTTAATATGTTGGCTCTCCGCCTTGATTTTCGCTAA
- the LOC140924650 gene encoding uncharacterized protein isoform X2: MYAVCHSRSSTLYQADNFLLGTRRRKMPLPGPDAPDLREEGSSNAGSDGFHSLVQQAVADSMASVTMQISSLIDSRFDNFKKQFTEENSSSVEAAVKRAKRARFVFQSKGNEQQFEHAESVLDKLESAKGALNANAISQAKTAIEEGIALVTKRMKVIKIADKSQYSWATVQEYLSDELASDSEDEKRLFRSERRAEKKVKDSKKKRSQKYQHQRFQPYPPFNPNHRSSLPTLDAHSNTGSRFGRDLGVRGRQIGPCFNAGNMVIWPPIVLAKLASARSD; the protein is encoded by the exons atgtatgctgtttgccactctcgctccagtacgctgtaccaggcagataattttttgttaggcaCAAGAAGACGCAAGATGCCCCTTCCGGGACCAGATGCTCCCGATTTGCGAGAAGAAGGTTCTTCTAACGCTGGTTCTGATGGTTTTCATTCTTTAGTGCAGCAGGCTGTAGCTGATTCGATGGCTTCCGTTACCATGCAGATATCGTCTTTAATCGACTCCCGCTTCGACAACTTTAAGAAGCAGTTCACGGAGGAAAATTCTTCATCAGTTGAGGCAGCCGTTAAACGTGCGAAGCGCGCtcgttttgttttccagagcaAAGGAAACGAGCAGCAGTTTGAACATGCCGAatctgttttggacaagctcgAGAGTGCGAAGGGTGCGCTTAACGCCAATGCCATTTCCCAAGCCAAAACCGCCATTGAAGAAGGTATTGCTTTAGTTACTAAAAGAATGAAGGTAATTAAGATCGCCGATAAAAGTCAGTATAGCTGGGCCACTGTTCAAGAGTACCTTTCGGACGAATTGGCATCTGACTCGGAGGACGAGAAGAGGTTATTTCGCTCGGAGAGGCGAGCAGAGAAGAAAGTTAAAGATTCGAAGAAGAAGCGCTCTCAGAAGTATCAGCATCAGAGATTTCAGCCTTATCCACCGTTCAACCCTAACCACCGTTCTTCCTTACCGACTTTGGATGCGCATTCTAATACAGGAAGTCGTTTTGGCCGTGATCTAGGCGTTCGTGGTCGACAGATTGGCCCGTGTTTTAA tgctggGAATATGGTCATTTGGCCTCCAATTGTACTGGCAAAGCTGGCGAGCGCTCGAAGTGACTAG